The Candidatus Methylomirabilota bacterium genome includes a region encoding these proteins:
- a CDS encoding YMGG-like glycine zipper-containing protein, with the protein MKKVTAVLSLSALALAPAGCGTATGTAVGAGAGAAIGAGTGYGAGKGALIGAGVGAVGGAIYDITKKN; encoded by the coding sequence GTGAAGAAGGTTACGGCGGTGCTCTCGCTCTCGGCTCTGGCGCTTGCGCCGGCAGGCTGTGGAACGGCCACCGGGACGGCGGTCGGCGCCGGAGCGGGCGCGGCGATCGGGGCGGGCACCGGCTACGGCGCGGGTAAGGGCGCGCTGATCGGCGCCGGCGTGGGCGCGGTGGGCGGCGCCATCTACGACATCACCAAGAAGAACTAG
- a CDS encoding extracellular solute-binding protein — translation MTTRREFLATTLAGAAGTALVPRRAAAAPKAMTVVRESSFIKPFDDYFAKTLLPEYEKLTGIKMSYEAVSVGGMLTRLTTIIETKSGPEIAMTGLNQPYLFDSSLVDLTDVADKIGTQIGPWHDNVHDAVVVNKKWKALPWGNIGQVEVYRTDWFKEVGVTKFPDTWDDLLAAGRLLKKKGHPFGFELGHGFGDNHGWLYPLFWSYGAREVDKDGKTVLIDSSETAKAVDFCRKFYQETMLEDVLGWTDVNNNKAYLGEQISCTNNASSILVVAKRDFPEIAKVTDHGLNPQGTKGRFHILNPVSHVLVNHAPDISACKAFLSWLYDDKQMSRWLTSGDAYYAPFLTKYDNHPMWGPEPRYLPYKESLKTSRLHGWPGPPSAAMSEAVAKYVLVDMFAKACRGDSTKDVIATAASQLKQIYKAK, via the coding sequence ATGACCACTCGTCGCGAGTTCCTCGCCACCACCCTCGCCGGCGCCGCCGGCACTGCCCTCGTCCCCCGTCGCGCCGCCGCCGCGCCGAAAGCGATGACGGTCGTGCGCGAGAGCTCGTTCATCAAGCCGTTCGACGACTACTTCGCCAAGACCCTGCTACCGGAGTACGAGAAGCTGACCGGCATCAAGATGAGCTACGAGGCGGTCAGCGTGGGGGGCATGCTCACGCGCCTCACCACCATCATCGAGACCAAGTCGGGGCCGGAGATCGCGATGACCGGCCTGAACCAGCCCTACCTTTTCGACTCGAGCCTCGTGGATCTCACCGACGTCGCCGACAAGATCGGCACGCAGATCGGGCCCTGGCACGACAACGTCCACGACGCGGTCGTCGTGAACAAGAAGTGGAAGGCCCTGCCGTGGGGCAACATCGGCCAGGTCGAGGTATATCGCACGGACTGGTTCAAGGAAGTCGGAGTCACCAAGTTCCCCGATACGTGGGACGACCTCCTCGCCGCCGGCCGGCTCCTCAAGAAGAAGGGGCATCCATTCGGGTTCGAGCTGGGCCACGGCTTCGGCGACAACCACGGCTGGCTCTACCCGCTCTTCTGGTCATACGGCGCCCGCGAGGTGGACAAGGACGGCAAGACCGTCTTGATCGACTCCAGCGAGACGGCGAAGGCGGTGGACTTCTGTCGCAAGTTCTACCAGGAGACGATGCTCGAGGACGTGCTGGGCTGGACGGACGTGAACAACAACAAGGCCTACCTCGGCGAGCAGATCTCCTGCACCAACAACGCCTCGTCGATCCTGGTCGTTGCGAAGCGCGACTTTCCGGAGATCGCCAAGGTCACCGACCACGGGCTGAACCCGCAGGGCACCAAGGGCCGCTTCCATATCCTGAACCCGGTGTCGCACGTCCTCGTCAACCACGCGCCCGACATCTCCGCGTGCAAGGCGTTTCTGTCCTGGCTCTACGACGACAAGCAGATGTCGCGGTGGCTCACCTCCGGCGACGCGTATTACGCGCCGTTCCTCACCAAGTACGACAATCACCCGATGTGGGGACCGGAGCCGCGCTACCTCCCGTACAAGGAGTCGCTGAAGACGTCGCGGCTGCATGGGTGGCCCGGCCCCCCGAGCGCGGCCATGTCCGAGGCGGTGGCCAAGTACGTGCTGGTCGACATGTTCGCGAAGGCGTGCCGCGGCGACTCGACC